The Sebastes umbrosus isolate fSebUmb1 chromosome 24, fSebUmb1.pri, whole genome shotgun sequence genome contains the following window.
aaaacagcagaggtgAGTAGAGATAGAAATACGTGAAACACTGATGAAGTGTGAGTTCCATCAGTAAATTCAGTTGAGTTTACTCTTCATGAGGAACACTACTAGCCTAGGAAGACTGTTTCAGCacttattttctaacatgtataatgtgtttagaaatgATTTACTCCACTGGAGATGCTGGGAAATCGACAACCGCAAGCACCAAATCTGAGGAGAAGAAgggcaggaagaggaagtctgAGGAAACAGAAGCATCCGGGGAGAGGACAAGAACGTTCCTACGTCCCGTTGAGGGCACCAGCTACCAGGCCACCACTGAGACCACCCCTGAAGCCATCTCTGAGGCCATCCCTGAGGCCATCCCTGAAGCTACCACTGAGACCTCCTTCAGTTACGGATCTGACACCTTCTTCTCAGAAGACAGCGGAGGTGAGTAGAGATAGAAATACGTGAAGCATTGATGAAGTGTGAGTTCTATCAGTAAATTCAGTTGAGTTTACTCTTCATGAGGAACACTACTAGCCTGGGAAGACTGTTTTAGCACTTATTTActaacatgtataatgtgtttagaaaccTTTTGCTCCGTTGAGGATGCTGTGTCACGGATACTCGCCAGCGGCATCCTCAGCACCGACTCTGAGGAGAAGAAAAGCAGGAAGAGGATGTCTGAGGACACAGGAGACTacgggaagaggagaagaacgTCACTCAGTCCCGGTGAGGGCTGCAGCTACCAGGTCACTACTGAGGCCATCCCTAAGACCATCCCTGAGCATTCCCCTTGGGCCTCCTTCAGTAGCGAATCTGACACCAGCTTCCCAGAAGCCACTCTGTTTCACAACAGAGGTGAGTAGAGATAGAAATACGTGAAACGTTGATGAAGTGTGAGTTCCATCAGTAAATTCAGTTGAGTTTATTCTTCATGGGGCGTACTACTAGCCTGGGAAGACTGTTGTATAATGTCTAGTGGATGTTGATAGGCAGAtcttgttacctttggacagaatcAGACTGTTTACAGTCTTGATTCTAAGCTAAGCTTAATCGTGTGCTGGCTCAAAAGGTCATATCGTTCCTATAAGTTTCAGTCTTGGCTTTTGGATTCATATTGGTAATAGGATTAGATTTTAAATCAGTAATTGTTACTGTAGTATTTGGGGTTAGTTTAGAAGTGGAATGAAAGTTCTGAACAAGTACAgtcaaagtgtttgtgttttgtttctgcagCTGACTTTGAGGCCAAATACAGGAAAGAGAGAATGCTGGGTGAAGGAGGCTACGGAGCAGTCTTTGCTGGCCACCGCAAAGACGACCATCTGCCTgtaagttacacacacacacacacagaatccaTGATTCATGTATCTACTCTGTAAGtagtcaacgtatcctcatacaacggttcaaatgatatttatcatttatttattttatttatttatttatataatgatatgcgttttcctacgaatgtctagcaacacgtgacgcatgtgtcaatttccgctccatcgacttggttaggtttcagcaacaaaactacttagttaggtttaggcaacaaaactacttagttaggtttaggcaacacggtttgggttaaaataactctggatgtggcgtaacttaagtacagaggttacgtgacaaatcaacgttgacttcaggTTTCACGTGGGATACAAACACCGGCTTATTGGGCGAAATTCCTGtgatttttgacccacccatccaccccgttCCCTCCCTGCGCAGCATTTGTCGTTCTTTATACTTCGTGggtcacaattacgtggattacatacaaattgattttgtgttatatatacgaactacagtgcattacttttcgtaggtatagctacgaagggtgtatgagaacagcctcaTGTAGCTTAAGCTGACCAAATGTCTGTTTCTATCCCGTAGGTGGCCATAAAGCATATCCGCCGGTTTCATTGCACAACAGTGGTAAGAGATTTGTTTTTCATCCTAATACCAAAACTCtacattatttaaatcatttgagtaacatttctctttttattctgaGTACAAAGGGAACATGTTCCTCTTCTACCTCATACAATCTAACAGtttgctttctctttcactccATATCTTTAGGATCTGGACGGGGTAATTACAGCGATCCCTACAGAGGTggcgctgctgctgcacctcaaaccagcagcagcaggaaccaGTGCCGTGGTGAGCCTGCTGGACTGGTACAATCTGGGCAATGAGCTGATTCTCGTCCTAGAGAGACCCGTCCCCTGCATGGATCTCTATGACTATTTGGAGTCCATACAGTTACCAATAGAGGAGAAGATAGCCCGGGTAAGTAGCTGATgacatgtgtgtttctgtatgtgtgtccacGCCAACCGTGTCACACAGTATtcatgtctctttctttctcccccaGATCATAACAAAACAACTGGTGGAAGGTCTCCAAGAGGTCCAATCCAGAGGTGTTTTCCACAGGGACATCAAGACGGAAAACATCCTCATCGAAACCGGCTCTGATGTCCCACGTGTCAGGATCATTGACTTTGGCTGCGGCGCATTTCTGACAGAGGAGAGGTACACTAAAAATAAAGGTAGGCTGTCGTTCTTATGGTCCTCTGAAACAACCCAGCATCTTTGCCGTCTCTGTCCTCTACTCCCGTCCCTCATCCATTAACctttgtctctgtgtggctGTATGTATTGTAGGTACCCCTATATACACCACTCCTGAGTATATCAGGCGTGGGTGGTCCACGCCTGAAGCTACCACTGTGTGGCAGCTCGGTGTGGTGCTGTTTGAGATACTGCATGATGGGGCGCCCCCCTTCCGTACCCCCCGTGACATCAGCCATTCAGCCCCTGACATCCGTGACGAGCTTTCCTACAGTAAGACATGCAGTAgaatacaagcacacacataaacacacaaagagtACAGCGTTTGTATTTAAACATGATTCCTGTTGGTCTGTCCAGATTGCCAAGATTTTCTAGCGCGCTGTCTGGACAAGAGCCCAGAGGCCCGACCCACCCTGGAGACTCTTAAGCACCACCCCTGGCTCGTGATCCGTGGTATGAGGGTTCCAGTCTGATGTGATACAGACTGGACCTCTCAGGACCACGGATGGATCCCTGAAGACCACAGAAGGACCTCGTCCAGGGTTAACGCTGCTGTAGTCCCCATATGTGGCTCCCATTGCACTCTCTCTTGAAGCAGTAGAAATCAGACCGAGAGGACGGTGGCGTCAATCTCTAGTAGGGATGTGACGGAGAGGAAAATTTCTTGTGACAACATGGGTGTTACCGATTTTACAGGAAAAGGTGACGGTCATTATGTGTAGCGCTTACCTTGATCTTTACCTTCAGGTGGCTGAGTGACTAGCCTCTCCGGTAGAACTGTTGCTGCGGAGCCGCTGGGGTGTACCCGGTGCCGCTccgccgtgcacaccggctgtgactgcttcatcctcctcctagcattgggtttaaatctgaaatttaAACCGCGTTTGCTTtcctccgccatctctcggtctgtcaactctctcccGTCCCGTGTGtctgaaatctgactcctgctaatCTGTGCTGAGAATCTGTATGGAGCAGATGCATCGGTCGTCTGACTATCTATTGACAACCTGCCACTGCAGGTGTGGGTGGCgggtatgtaatgtaatgtgccCGACCACTGTGTAACACTGGTAACACGGACTACCGAGACAAGCCATAGTGATTATAGGCCTACGTTCATGCTTCAAACACCCAGCTGTCCGTGGAGAGGGGATCTCTCTTCGAATTGCCTTTTCCGAGGTTTCTTACCGAGTTTTTCCTCGTTTTCTtagagagctggagctgggtTGAGAGTgcacgggataatgtacagcgagccggtcattgttgtcccgctaactgtacattatcccggtTATTTTATACAGGGGGccacaaataaaaatgacttgAAGTGAATTCAAAATGTCTACAGCATGGAGGTGCAGTGGTGatcactgtcacctcacagaaAGAAggcttgataaataaataatgcctcaTAACAACTTCTTGACACAATGATTTATGTGTACTATTACATCTTAATGTTTATGAAGAAAGGGTTGCTGTACTGGATTGCATGAGATTGTCCACGTGTTCATGATAAATTGCAGTTAAGATCAGCGGGACTAGCTCCCAACATTCAGTATTTGGATGGATGTGCAGTGACTTTGATGTTTGAGCTACAGGTCATGTGATAAATGGGACCCAGAAAGACTATTTTACAATCacataactttactagaaaaaaagtcttaatattatgagaacgCAGTCATAacttgaggagaaaaaaagtcgtaatattacgataataaagtcataactttacgagaaaaaagcttcttaatattaggagaataaagtcataactttacgagaaaaaaagtcgtaatattacaagaataaagtcataactttacgagaaaaaatatatgatataGGGGGAAACACATATTGGTCGTAAACAGTATTTGATGCAACACCTGTGTTATTGATTCAGGCCTGTTTTAATTTCCGGTTAGATATGTAAGTGCATGCAGATAGTAGCTTTTAActgtcctcttcttctctctgtagaACAATGTAACATTGTGGGACCTGATCAGGACCTGAACAGAGACCTACGATGCAGTCCCAGGTAAAAAAACGTAT
Protein-coding sequences here:
- the LOC119483510 gene encoding calcium-dependent protein kinase 1-like isoform X5 → MPSTLRTSSASTAERPSSSRNLVSKTVDHSYSKLDNRSGGNQKATKRKSDESHERAIKTSRTSQCPSEGFRPSFSRGTFYSAEDAGTSTPPCASISSKSEEKKDRKRRFEDTEAYGKRKRTFLSPSEGTSYQATTEAIPKTIPETTTEATTEATFSYRSDTFFSENSREMIYSTGDAGKSTTASTKSEEKKGRKRKSEETEASGERTRTFLRPVEGTSYQATTETTPEAISEAIPEAIPEATTETSFSYGSDTFFSEDSGETFCSVEDAVSRILASGILSTDSEEKKSRKRMSEDTGDYGKRRRTSLSPGEGCSYQVTTEAIPKTIPEHSPWASFSSESDTSFPEATLFHNRADFEAKYRKERMLGEGGYGAVFAGHRKDDHLPVAIKHIRRFHCTTVDLDGVITAIPTEVALLLHLKPAAAGTSAVVSLLDWYNLGNELILVLERPVPCMDLYDYLESIQLPIEEKIARIITKQLVEGLQEVQSRGVFHRDIKTENILIETGSDVPRVRIIDFGCGAFLTEERYTKNKGTPIYTTPEYIRRGWSTPEATTVWQLGVVLFEILHDGAPPFRTPRDISHSAPDIRDELSYNCQDFLARCLDKSPEARPTLETLKHHPWLVIRGMRVPV
- the LOC119483510 gene encoding calcium-dependent protein kinase 2-like isoform X2 — its product is MPSTLRTSSASTAERPSSSRNLVSKTVDHSYSKLDNRSGGNQKATKRKSDESHERAIKTSRTSQCPSEGFRPSFSRGTFYSAEDAGTSTPPCASISSKSEEKKDRKRRFEDTEAYGKRKRTFLSPSEGTSYQATTEAIPKTIPETTTEATTEATTEAIPETSFSCDSISTDSEEKKDRKRKSADTGKYGKRRRTFLSPSEGCSYQATTETIPEAIPEATPETSFSCVSISTDSEEKKSRKRKSDDTGDYGKRRRTPLSSGAGTSYQSTTETTTEATGETSFSYRSDTFFSENSREMIYSTGDAGKSTTASTKSEEKKGRKRKSEETEASGERTRTFLRPVEGTSYQATTETTPEAISEAIPEAIPEATTETSFSYGSDTFFSEDSGETFCSVEDAVSRILASGILSTDSEEKKSRKRMSEDTGDYGKRRRTSLSPGEGCSYQVTTEAIPKTIPEHSPWASFSSESDTSFPEATLFHNRADFEAKYRKERMLGEGGYGAVFAGHRKDDHLPVAIKHIRRFHCTTVDLDGVITAIPTEVALLLHLKPAAAGTSAVVSLLDWYNLGNELILVLERPVPCMDLYDYLESIQLPIEEKIARIITKQLVEGLQEVQSRGVFHRDIKTENILIETGSDVPRVRIIDFGCGAFLTEERYTKNKGTPIYTTPEYIRRGWSTPEATTVWQLGVVLFEILHDGAPPFRTPRDISHSAPDIRDELSYNCQDFLARCLDKSPEARPTLETLKHHPWLVIRGMRVPV
- the LOC119483510 gene encoding calcium-dependent protein kinase 2-like isoform X3; translation: MPSTLRTSSASTAERPSSSRNLVSKTVDHSYSKLDNRSGGNQKATKRKSDESHERAIKTSRTSQCPSEGFRPSFSRGTFYSAEDAGTSTPPCASISSKSEEKKDRKRRFEDTEAYGKRKRTFLSPSEGTSYQATTETIPEAIPEAIPEAIPEAIPEIILEIIPEAIPEVITEATPETSFSCVSISTDSEEKKSRKRKSDDTGDYGKRRRTPLSSGAGTSYQSTTETTTEATGETSFSYRSDTFFSENSREMIYSTGDAGKSTTASTKSEEKKGRKRKSEETEASGERTRTFLRPVEGTSYQATTETTPEAISEAIPEAIPEATTETSFSYGSDTFFSEDSGETFCSVEDAVSRILASGILSTDSEEKKSRKRMSEDTGDYGKRRRTSLSPGEGCSYQVTTEAIPKTIPEHSPWASFSSESDTSFPEATLFHNRADFEAKYRKERMLGEGGYGAVFAGHRKDDHLPVAIKHIRRFHCTTVDLDGVITAIPTEVALLLHLKPAAAGTSAVVSLLDWYNLGNELILVLERPVPCMDLYDYLESIQLPIEEKIARIITKQLVEGLQEVQSRGVFHRDIKTENILIETGSDVPRVRIIDFGCGAFLTEERYTKNKGTPIYTTPEYIRRGWSTPEATTVWQLGVVLFEILHDGAPPFRTPRDISHSAPDIRDELSYNCQDFLARCLDKSPEARPTLETLKHHPWLVIRGMRVPV
- the LOC119483510 gene encoding calcium-dependent protein kinase 2-like isoform X1; amino-acid sequence: MPSTLRTSSASTAERPSSSRNLVSKTVDHSYSKLDNRSGGNQKATKRKSDESHERAIKTSRTSQCPSEGFRPSFSRGTFYSAEDAGTSTPPCASISSKSEEKKDRKRRFEDTEAYGKRKRTFLSPSEGTSYQATTEAIPKTIPETTTEATTEATTEAIPETSFSCDSISTDSEEKKDRKRKSADTGKYGKRRRTFLSPSEGCSYQATTETIPEAIPEAIPEAIPEAIPEIILEIIPEAIPEVITEATPETSFSCVSISTDSEEKKSRKRKSDDTGDYGKRRRTPLSSGAGTSYQSTTETTTEATGETSFSYRSDTFFSENSREMIYSTGDAGKSTTASTKSEEKKGRKRKSEETEASGERTRTFLRPVEGTSYQATTETTPEAISEAIPEAIPEATTETSFSYGSDTFFSEDSGETFCSVEDAVSRILASGILSTDSEEKKSRKRMSEDTGDYGKRRRTSLSPGEGCSYQVTTEAIPKTIPEHSPWASFSSESDTSFPEATLFHNRADFEAKYRKERMLGEGGYGAVFAGHRKDDHLPVAIKHIRRFHCTTVDLDGVITAIPTEVALLLHLKPAAAGTSAVVSLLDWYNLGNELILVLERPVPCMDLYDYLESIQLPIEEKIARIITKQLVEGLQEVQSRGVFHRDIKTENILIETGSDVPRVRIIDFGCGAFLTEERYTKNKGTPIYTTPEYIRRGWSTPEATTVWQLGVVLFEILHDGAPPFRTPRDISHSAPDIRDELSYNCQDFLARCLDKSPEARPTLETLKHHPWLVIRGMRVPV
- the LOC119483510 gene encoding calcium-dependent protein kinase 1-like isoform X4 is translated as MPSTLRTSSASTAERPSSSRNLVSKTVDHSYSKLDNRSGGNQKATKRKSDESHERAIKTSRTSQCPSEGFRPSFSRGTFYSAEDAGTSTPPCASISSKSEEKKDRKRRFEDTEAYGKRKRTFLSPSEGTSYQATTEAIPKTIPETTTEATTEATTEAIPETSFSCDSISTDSEEKKDRKRKSADTGKYGKRRRTFLSPSEGCSYQATTETIPEAIPEAIPEAIPEAIPEIILEIIPEAIPEAIPEAIPEATTETSFSYGSDTFFSEDSGETFCSVEDAVSRILASGILSTDSEEKKSRKRMSEDTGDYGKRRRTSLSPGEGCSYQVTTEAIPKTIPEHSPWASFSSESDTSFPEATLFHNRADFEAKYRKERMLGEGGYGAVFAGHRKDDHLPVAIKHIRRFHCTTVDLDGVITAIPTEVALLLHLKPAAAGTSAVVSLLDWYNLGNELILVLERPVPCMDLYDYLESIQLPIEEKIARIITKQLVEGLQEVQSRGVFHRDIKTENILIETGSDVPRVRIIDFGCGAFLTEERYTKNKGTPIYTTPEYIRRGWSTPEATTVWQLGVVLFEILHDGAPPFRTPRDISHSAPDIRDELSYNCQDFLARCLDKSPEARPTLETLKHHPWLVIRGMRVPV